A window of Cellulomonas sp. SLBN-39 genomic DNA:
CGTAGAAGAGGCGCGTCTGCGCGTAGCCGACGTCGGGGTGCGACGCCGCGAGGGTCTTCACCTCCAGCAGCAGGACGCCGCGTCCGCGTGAGTCCTCGACGAGCGCGTCCACCAGTGCCCGACCGATGCCTCGCCCGCGCAGCGCACGGTCGACGGCCATGAGGTGGATCTCGGCGACGTGCGGGAAGTGCCGGGCGACGAGCGCGACGCCGACGACCCGGCTGTCGTGGTTCCGGACCGTCCAGGTCTCGAGCCGGGTGGCGTCGTCGACGTACTCCGCCGTGGCGGCGGGGATCCCGAACCACTCGGGCAGCCCGGCGAGCAGTCGCGCGACGTCCTGCGGCACGCACAGGTCGGCGGCGGCGCTCCAGGTTCCTGTCACACGCCGACCCTGCCCGACGCGACCACGTCGTCCCACTTCATTTCGAGCCCGCCGACCCCGTCATCCGTGCCACGCCCCACAGGTCCGGCGTCACCGATGACGGTCTCGGCGGGGGGGGGGGGGGGGGGGGGGGGGGGGGGGCTCACGGTCGGACAGGCTGATCCGTCTCGACGAACCCGTCGTCGATGGCGCTTCCTGTCCGGATCGGGTCAGGGATGACGGGGTCGGCGGGCGGGGCGGGTCGTGTCAGCGGGTGCTGGCGGGGGCGGAGCCGGGCGTCGTGGGGGTGCGGCGGAGGGCCTGCCTGGCCATCGTCGTGCCGATGACGGCGAGGAACGCGGCGAACAGAACAGCGGCGGCGCGCGGCGGGATCGCGTGGGCCGTCCACGCGCCCAGCGGGCTGGTGAGCAGCGACGCCGCACCGACGACCGCCCCGGCGCGCACGTCGACGTTGCGCCGCCGGAGGTTGGCCGTGAGCCCGGACAGCACGCCGGGCACCATCATGACCAGTGACGCACCCTTGGCGACCAGGTCGCCGACGCCGAACACGAGCATGAGCGCGGGCACGACGACGCCCCCGCCGCCGATGCCCAGCAACGACGAGAGGACCCCCGCGAACAGCCCCAGCGCGACGAGCCCGGCGATGCGGACGGGGTCGAGCACGAGGTCCTGGCCGCGGTCGGGCACGGTGAGCACGAGCTGCACGACCATCACGACGGTCAGCGCGACGAATCCCCACTGCACGGCCCGGCGCGGCACCGTGAGCAGGACCCGCACGCCGATCTGCGCACCCGTCACGGCGCCCACGGCGAGCAGCAGCCCGGCCCGCCAGTCGACACCGCCGCCCACCGCGTAGGAGCCGACGCTGACGAGGATCGCCGGCAGGATCGCGACCAGCGACGTCCCCACGGCCCGGCGCTGGTCCATCGCCAGCAGCACGACCAGGGCGGGGACGATGATCAGCCCGCCGCCGATCCCGAACAGCCCGGCGAAGAACCCGGACGCCAGCCCGACCCCGAGCAGCGCCACCACGGACCTCCCGCCCGTCAGCGCGGTGCCTCCGGCGGGCTCCGTCACCTGCACGCTCGTCGCCCGCTCGTCCACCCGCCGAGGCTACGCCCCGGCCTCCGGCTCCCCGTGGTCCGCTGGTCCCGGTCGCGCCCCGGCCGGCTGCCGACCCCGTCATCCGTGTCGCACCCGGCCGGCGACGCGTCGTCGATGACGGGGTCGGTGAGCGGGTGGGGTCGGGAGGGGGTCAGGGGGGTGGGGGTGCGGGGGTGTCGGGGACGTGGCGCAGGAGGTCGCCGGGCTGGCAGTCGAGGACCTCGCAGAGGGCGTCGAGGGTGGTGAAGCGGACCGCGCGCGCCCGGCCGTTCTTGAGCACGGCGAGGTTCGCGGGGGTGATGCCGACGCCGTCGGCGAGCTCGCCGACGGTCATCTTGCGGCGCGCGAGCATGACGTCGACGTCGACGACGATGGGCATCAGATGACCTCGTCGAGCTCGGCGCGCAGCGTCGTCGCCTTGGTGTCGAGGGCCACGGCCTGCGTGAGCAGGAGGCGCAGCACGAGCACGAGCAGGGCGATCCCCGCGCAGCCCATGGCGCCGACGCCCACGAGCAGCACGACGCCGGGGGCGACCGCCTCGCCCGGCGCCAGGACGAGCCCGAGCGCCACGGCCAGCACGGCGCCGGCGACGGCGCAGCCGATGACGACGTCGACCCAGCGGAACGCGGCAGGCGAGAACACGGTGTCGCGGCGCACCATCGTCAGCAGCCGCCACACGCACACCAGCGCGACCTCGACGGCCAGGATCCCCAGGATCCCGATGACCGCGACCACCCACCCGGTGGTCGCGAGGTCGGGCGACTCCTCGCGCGCGTCGGCCGCGAGCAGCGGCATCATCACGGCCTGGACGAACAGCATCCCGGCGACCATCAGCACGATCACGACGCGCAGCGCCAGCACGGCCCACCGCCCCACGGCGACCTCCTCTGTCGAAGAACGACAAGAACCTACCGACTATCGATAGATGACGCCATCTCCCCCACCCCCAAGACGCCGCCGAGCCCGTCATCCGTGACGTCCCCCCACGCGGCGGGACGACGGATGACGGGCTCGGCGGTGGGCCGGGGGAGGGTCAGGGGGTGCCCGTGACCTCCGTGCCCGTGCGGGTGACCTCGTACGTCACCGTGCGGCCCGACCAGAAGTGGAACGTCAGCGTCACCGGGGCGCCGTCCGTCACCTCCGCGAAGAACGCCGGGCGCAGCACGATCCGCCCCGCGTCCTCGTCCGGCGCGAACGTCACGTCGTACTCCTTGTACGACGTCCACCCGTGCGGACCGGCGTTCGTCCCGTCCGCGTACCGCGCCTCCATCGTCGCCAGCCGGTCGCCGTGGAACGCCGTCGGCACCGCGAAGTCCGCGGTCGTCCCCGTCGCCGCCTGCAGCACCGGCGCCGTCGCCGCGACCACCTCGACCCGCCACGGCAGCCCGCCGCCGTACCGCACGAACAGCTCCGCGCGCGTGCCCGTCGGGCCGTCCCCGACCAGCCGGTCCAGCAGGGACGCGTGCAGCGTCAGCGCGGTCCCGCTGATCGCGTAGTCCCGCCCCTTCTTCAGCTGACGGCCGTCCAGGCGCAGGTCACGGAACTTGCGGCCGTTCGGCTGCAGCGTGATCGTCTGGTCCGTCGCCGCCCCCGGCTCGACGAACACCTGGTCCGTCGACGCCACGCCCGAGCGCCCCGACCAGCTCGAGCTGATCTGCGCGAACAGCGCCGGGTCGCTCCACGCGAACGACGTGCGGCCCAGGTGCTGCCCGTTGTCCCACAGCATCGTCGTCACGCCCGCGGCGCGCGCCTGGTGCCCGAGCTCCTCGAAGAACTTCAGCTTCTCGCCCTGCTCGATCGTGCCCGTGTGCCGGTCGAAGCCCAGCAGCCCGTACTCGCCCAGGACCACCGGCACGCCCTGGTCGACGAACGTCTCGCGCACCCGGTCGAAGGTGCCCGTCATGTCCGCCAGCGCCGTCGCGTCGAAGCGGGTCCCGCCCGCGACGTTCACGCTGAACGGCCAGTAGCCGTAGTAGTGCACCGTCGCCGCGAGGTTCGCGTCGTCGAGCGCGTCGATCGTGCCCGCGAGCGCGTCCAGGCGCTCCTGACCGGCGTTGGTGTGCAGCGTCGGCAGCACCAGCACCCGGTCCGCGTTGCCGCCGCCGGACCCGCGCACCACCTCGTGGAACACCCGGTTGAGCTCGTCGAGCAGCACGTCGCCCGCCGCGTCGTCGACGCCCGCGAACTGCGGCTCGTTCAGGCTCTCCAGCAGCAGCGTGCGCGGGTGGTCGCGGAACCGCTCCGCGATCTGCTCCCACGTCGCGCGGAACTGCGCGACCACCTCGTCGTGGCGGGTGGGCATCTGGTGCGCCCACATCCACGAGTCGTGGTGCACGTCGAGCAGCACCACCAGGTCCTCGTCCAGGGCGAGGTCGACGACCTCCTCCACGCGGTCCATCAGCGCGGGGTCGACCGTGTAGTCCGGCGCCGGGCCCGTGCGCTGGCCGAACGTCACCGGGACCCGCACGCTGCGGAAGCCCGCGTCCTCGACGGCGTCGAACAGCTCGCGCGTCGCGCGCGGGTTGCCCCACGCCGTCTCGTCCGCGCCCACCGCGTCGAGGGTGTTGCCGAGGTTCCAGCCCGGCTGCATGCCGGCCACGACCTGCGCGGCCGACGGGGTGCGGACGGGTCGGTCGCGGCCGGGGCCGGCGCTCGCGGGTGCGGCGGCCGTGACGGCGAGGGCCGTGGCGGTCACCAGGGCGGCGAGCCCGGTGGCGAGGGTGCGTCTCATGCGGGGGTGCCCTTCGTCGGCGGGAGCGCCCGGGCGTGCGTCGGCTCGCCGTCGAGCGCCGCGCCCCGACGGCGTCGTCGAAGCGCTTCGCCACGGTAGCCGTCGACGTGCCGGGCGGCACCGGACGGAAACGTTTAGGTGCGCCGCACGGGGTCGGTCAGGCGGTGGGGGACTCCACCGCGCCGTGCGTCGCCGCGGCACCGAGCCGGTCCGCCACCTGGGCGAGCGTCGCGCGCAGCTCCGGCGGTGCGACGACCGTGAACGGCTCGCCCACCAGCGCGAGCGCGGCCGCCGCCCACCGCAGGTCGTCGACCTCGAGGCGGACGCGGCAGCGGCCCGGCCCGTCGTCCTCGGCGGCCAGCCACGACACGCGCTGCCGCACCGTGGCGGCCGTCGCCTCCACCAGGGCCTCCACGCGGTGCCGCTCGGGACCGCCGCTCAGGCGGTCCCGCACGAACGTCGCGACGTCCTCCGCCGGCAGGGCCCGGGGCGCGAACCGGGCACCCGTGCCGCGCGGGTCGCGCACCCGGTCCAGGCGGAACACCCGCCAGTCCACGCGGTCGAGGTCCCACGCGACGAGGTACCAGCGGGAGCCGAGGGGCACCACGCGCACCGGCTCGACCTGGCGGGACGTGGTCGGGCCCTCCGCGCCGGCGTACGTGAACGCGAGCCGCTCCTCGTCGCGGCACGCCAGCGCGACGACGGTCAGGACGCCGGGCTCCACGACCTCGTCGACGCCCGCTCCGCCCCACGTCGCCGGGACCGTCATGGCCCGCAGGGCGTCGACGCGCCGCCGCAGCCGCGCCGGCATCACCGCGACGACCTTCGCCAGGGCCTGCACCGACGCCTCCGTCAGCCCGGCCACGCCCGTCGCCGCCGCCGAGAGACCCACAGCGAGCGCGACGGCCTCGTCGTCGTCGAGGACCAGCGGCGGGAGCGCCGCCCCGGGCGCGAGGGCGTACCCGCCGTCGATGCCGCGGCGGGCGGCCACGGGGTAGCCCAGCTCGCGCAGCCGGTCGACGTCCCGGCGCAGGGTCCGCAGCGAGACGCCCAGCCGTCCCGCGAGCTCGGCCCCGCCCCAGTGCCGCCGCTGCTGCAGGAGCGACAGCAGACGGAGCGTGCGCGTGCTCGTGACGGCCATGCCCCAGTCTCCCGCGCATTGCGGCCGAGAAGTGGCACCTAGGTCTCCTAGCGTCGTGAGGACCGGGCAGCGCGCCGCGCCGCCCCCGGCACCAGGAGTCCTCATGAGCATCAGCACCGTCACCCACCTGAACTTCCGTGGTCACGCCCGTGCCGCCCTGGAGCACTACCGGTCCGTGTTCGGCGGCGAGCTCGTCGCGATCACCTACGCCGACGCGGGTGCGGTGCAGGACCCGGCCGAGGCCGACCAGGTGATGTGGGGGCAGGTCGTCTCGGACGCCGGCTTCCGCGTCATGGCCTACGACGTGCCGTCCGGCCGCGCCCACGCCCGGGGCGAGGACCCGTTCTTCGTCTCCGTCCGTGGCGACGACGCCGACGAGATCACCCGGTACTGGCAGGCGCTGGCGGCCGGCGGCACGGTGGTCCAGCCGCTCGCGCCCGCGGGGTGGGCGCCCCTGTACGGCATGGTCACCGACCGGTTCGGGGTCACCTGGGTGCTCGACGTGGCTCCGCGCCACGCCGGCTGAGCCCGGGCCGTCGCGTGGCCTGCGTGCGTCCGGCCGAGGCGTCTGACTACCCTGGACCGACGTTCAGGAGCGGTCGGAGGTGACGTGCGCGCAGGTGCTCGGTGGCGACGCGCCCTGCTGACGGCCGCCGCGGCAGCCGGCCTGTGGGCCGGGGGTGCCGTGCTCGCCGCCCCGGCGCATGCTGCCGAGCCGACGCCCGCGGGCCGTGCGGCCGGCGCACTCGACGTCGCCGTCGCCGAGCTCTCCCGGGGCGTCGACCAGGTCCTCGCGGGCGTCGACCAGGTCCTCGCGGGCGTCGACCAGGTCGTCGCGCCGGTCGCCGAGCAGGTGACCGAGCCCGTCGCCGAGCAGGTGACCGAACCGGTCGCCGAGCAGGTGACCGAACCGGTCCTCGAGCAGGTCGCCTCGCAGGTGACCGAACCGGTCGCCCAGCAGGTCGCCGAGCCCGTCGTCCAGCCGGTCGGCGTCCTCGTGGAGCCGGTCGCCAGCGGGGTCGGCGATGCCCTCGAACCACTCGGTGCTGCGCTCGAGCCGGTCGAGACGGCGGTCGGTGAGGTCGTCGACCCGGCGGTGCGTCCCGTCGGTGCAGCGCTCGCGCCGGCGGGCCGCGGTGCCGCGCACGTGGTGACGCCCGTCCTCGGGGCGGCGGCCCCGGTCACGGGCCCGCCGCTCGCGGGGCTGACGCCGGTGACCGGGCCCGTGCTCGGCGCACTCGCACCGGTGACCGTGCCGGTGGGCCGGCTGCTGGCGCCGGTGACCGTCCCGCTCGGCCCAACCGTGCCGGCTCTCGGGCAGGTGCTCGGCGGCGTCGGCGCGCCGCTGACGGACGCCCTGCTCCCCGCGGAGGTCGAGCCGGGTGGTCCGTCGACGACAGTGCCGCAGCGCCCGCCGTCGAGCGCTGCGGTGCCGGCCCCCGAGCTGCTCGTGGCTGCGACCGTCGGCGTCGCCCCAGCACCCCCGGGAGCCGGCACCGGGCTCGTGGCCGCGGACGCCCGCGGCGCGTCGCCGGTCGGCGGTGCGGGTCGGGCCGACGTCGTGGTCGTGGCCGGTGCGCCGGCCGTCCCCGAGAGCGACCCGGTCGCGCCGTCCGGGCCCCATGGGCGTGGCGCCGGCTGCCCGGCGACGACCGGTGGTGCCGCGTCACCCGCGCCGGCGCCGTCGGCCGACGCCGCGGCCGTGCCCGGCGCCCCCCGTGGTCCCGCCGCCACGAGCGCGGCCGGCCGCGCGGCGGACGACGCCGTGCCTCCCGCCCTGGCCCTCCGCCCCGGGGCGCGCCCCGACTGACCCTTCCCCGCTCCGGACCAGCCGCCCGCACCCGGGCCGGCACCCAGGACCGAGGAAGGACCCCTTGCGCATGCACACGCCCTGGAACAGCACGCCCGGCGCCGACGACCCGCACGCCGGCGACCCCGCCCGGCCCGGCGCCGACCCGTTGCGCGGGCACGACGAGCCCGACCCGTGGCGCGCGACCCGCGCGCTCGACACCTGCTGCACGATCCGTCCGGTCGACGGCGAGCTCCTGCGCTGGGCATGGGGCCAGCGCGAGCGCCGGGTCTGAGCCCGCGCCCCGGGTGCGACCCGCACCCGGGGCGCCGCCGCGCAGGACGCCCCGAGCCCGTGGTCGTCAGGCGTCCGGCACGCCCAGGGCAGCGGCCACGGCGGCACGGTCGCCCGTCACGGTGCCGGCGGCCAGCAGCCGGGGGAGCGGTACGGCACCGGAGGCGGCCCCCAGGAGGAGCGGGCCCGGGGCGCGGAGCGTGGCGTCGGGGGCCCGGCCGTCGGGCGCGGTCCCGCCCGTGACGACCATGCCGTCCGGTCCGGCGCTCACCGTGCCCTGCCACCCGTCGGCGTCCAGGGCCAGCGTGACCGGCGTGGCCGTGCGCACGTCGTGCAGGAGGGCGTCCAGGGCGACGGCGAGCCACTGCGGCTGGAAGGTGTCGTCGGCGGCCGGGCCGCCCGACATGGTGCGGGCGCTCCAGCGCACGAGCTCGCGCACGACGCCGCGCAGCTCCTCGCCCCAGGGGGTCAGGGCGTAGACCGTGCCGCGGTCGGCGAGGCGTCGCTCGACCACGCCGGCGTCCTGCAGCGCGGTCAGACGGCGGCTGAGCAGGTTGGGGGCGATGCCCGGCAGACCGGCGCGCAGGTCGGTGAACCGCCGGGGGGCGACGAGCAGCTCGCGGACGAGCAGCAGGGTCCACCGCTCGCCGACGACGTCGAGGGCCCGGGCGACGCCGCAGAACTGGCCGTACGTGGACACGCGCACCCCTCGGTGGTTGACTTTCTGTACCACGGTGGAGACTATCAACCGGAGGGGCCGTGACCGACCCGCACTGGCTCGACCGCACCACCTACCCCTGGGCGACCCGGACCGTCGAGGTCGACGACGCCGTCGTGCACCTCGTCGACGAGGGCACCGGGCCGCCCCTGCTCCTGCTGCACGGCAACCCCACCTGGTCGTACGAGTGGCGCGACGTCGTCGCCCGCCTGCGCGCGGACTTCCGCTGCGTCGCCCCCGACCTGCCCGGCCTCGGGCTCAGCACGGCCGGTCCCGGCTTCGGCGGGTCGCCCGCGGAGCACGCCCGCGTCGTGGCGGACGTCGTCGCCGCGCTCGGCCTGGACGCCTGGACGCTCGTCGCCCACGACTGGGGCGTCCCGATCGGGCTCGCCGCCGCCCGCCGAGACCCCGGTCGGCTGGCGGGGCTCGTCGTCGCCAACAGCTGGGCCTGGCCCGTCGACGACGACCGGCACTTCACGACGTTCTCCCGCGCGATGGGCGGACCGGTCGGTCGGCTCGGTGCGCGGCACGCGCACCTCGTGGTCCGCGCGATGCTGCCGCTCGGGCACCGCAGGCGCCGGCTCACCCGCGCCGAGATGCACCACTACCTCGCCCCGCTCGGCACTCCCGACCGCCGCGCGGTGACGTCCCGGTTCGCCGCCGAGATCGTCCGCTCCACGCCGTTCCTCGCGGACGTCGCCCGGACGCTGCCCGCGTTCGCCGACGTGCCCGCGCTGCTGCTCTGGGCGGACCGCGACATCGCCTTCCGCGAGACCGAGCTCGCGCGCTGGCGGGCCGAGCTGCCCCACGCCGACCTGGTCCGGCTGCCCGGCGCCGGGCACTTCGTGCCGTCCGACGCCCCTGCCGACGTGGCCGACGCCGTCCGCGCGTGGCACCCCGCCGGTCGGTCCTCCGTGCACGGGGCGCCCTCGTGAGCGCCCCGCCCGTCGACGCCGCCGCCCTCGCAGCGTTCGAGGAGGTGCTGGCGGAGCTCGAGCCTGCCGGAGCCCGGCGTGCGCAGATGATGGGGCGGCCGATGCTCGCGCTCGACCGGCGGATGTTCGCCTGCCTCGAGGGAGACCGCCTGGGCGTGCGCCTGGGCGCGGGCACGGCCGAGCACGCCGCGGCACTCGCGCTGCCCGGCGCCGACCTGTTCAGCCCCGGCGCCCGGGGGCGCTCCTTCCACGGCTGGGTCGAGGTCCCGGTCGAGCACGCCGACCGCT
This region includes:
- a CDS encoding GNAT family N-acetyltransferase is translated as MTGTWSAAADLCVPQDVARLLAGLPEWFGIPAATAEYVDDATRLETWTVRNHDSRVVGVALVARHFPHVAEIHLMAVDRALRGRGIGRALVDALVEDSRGRGVLLLEVKTLAASHPDVGYAQTRLFYEAVGFLPLEVTDLWGEDSPCLIMVRPLVPPPSAAA
- a CDS encoding sulfite exporter TauE/SafE family protein, with amino-acid sequence MDERATSVQVTEPAGGTALTGGRSVVALLGVGLASGFFAGLFGIGGGLIIVPALVVLLAMDQRRAVGTSLVAILPAILVSVGSYAVGGGVDWRAGLLLAVGAVTGAQIGVRVLLTVPRRAVQWGFVALTVVMVVQLVLTVPDRGQDLVLDPVRIAGLVALGLFAGVLSSLLGIGGGGVVVPALMLVFGVGDLVAKGASLVMMVPGVLSGLTANLRRRNVDVRAGAVVGAASLLTSPLGAWTAHAIPPRAAAVLFAAFLAVIGTTMARQALRRTPTTPGSAPASTR
- a CDS encoding helix-turn-helix transcriptional regulator, which gives rise to MPIVVDVDVMLARRKMTVGELADGVGITPANLAVLKNGRARAVRFTTLDALCEVLDCQPGDLLRHVPDTPAPPPP
- a CDS encoding DUF2975 domain-containing protein translates to MGRWAVLALRVVIVLMVAGMLFVQAVMMPLLAADAREESPDLATTGWVVAVIGILGILAVEVALVCVWRLLTMVRRDTVFSPAAFRWVDVVIGCAVAGAVLAVALGLVLAPGEAVAPGVVLLVGVGAMGCAGIALLVLVLRLLLTQAVALDTKATTLRAELDEVI
- a CDS encoding cellulase family glycosylhydrolase, encoding MRRTLATGLAALVTATALAVTAAAPASAGPGRDRPVRTPSAAQVVAGMQPGWNLGNTLDAVGADETAWGNPRATRELFDAVEDAGFRSVRVPVTFGQRTGPAPDYTVDPALMDRVEEVVDLALDEDLVVLLDVHHDSWMWAHQMPTRHDEVVAQFRATWEQIAERFRDHPRTLLLESLNEPQFAGVDDAAGDVLLDELNRVFHEVVRGSGGGNADRVLVLPTLHTNAGQERLDALAGTIDALDDANLAATVHYYGYWPFSVNVAGGTRFDATALADMTGTFDRVRETFVDQGVPVVLGEYGLLGFDRHTGTIEQGEKLKFFEELGHQARAAGVTTMLWDNGQHLGRTSFAWSDPALFAQISSSWSGRSGVASTDQVFVEPGAATDQTITLQPNGRKFRDLRLDGRQLKKGRDYAISGTALTLHASLLDRLVGDGPTGTRAELFVRYGGGLPWRVEVVAATAPVLQAATGTTADFAVPTAFHGDRLATMEARYADGTNAGPHGWTSYKEYDVTFAPDEDAGRIVLRPAFFAEVTDGAPVTLTFHFWSGRTVTYEVTRTGTEVTGTP
- a CDS encoding YafY family protein; this encodes MAVTSTRTLRLLSLLQQRRHWGGAELAGRLGVSLRTLRRDVDRLRELGYPVAARRGIDGGYALAPGAALPPLVLDDDEAVALAVGLSAAATGVAGLTEASVQALAKVVAVMPARLRRRVDALRAMTVPATWGGAGVDEVVEPGVLTVVALACRDEERLAFTYAGAEGPTTSRQVEPVRVVPLGSRWYLVAWDLDRVDWRVFRLDRVRDPRGTGARFAPRALPAEDVATFVRDRLSGGPERHRVEALVEATAATVRQRVSWLAAEDDGPGRCRVRLEVDDLRWAAAALALVGEPFTVVAPPELRATLAQVADRLGAAATHGAVESPTA
- a CDS encoding VOC family protein; this translates as MSISTVTHLNFRGHARAALEHYRSVFGGELVAITYADAGAVQDPAEADQVMWGQVVSDAGFRVMAYDVPSGRAHARGEDPFFVSVRGDDADEITRYWQALAAGGTVVQPLAPAGWAPLYGMVTDRFGVTWVLDVAPRHAG
- a CDS encoding winged helix-turn-helix transcriptional regulator produces the protein MSTYGQFCGVARALDVVGERWTLLLVRELLVAPRRFTDLRAGLPGIAPNLLSRRLTALQDAGVVERRLADRGTVYALTPWGEELRGVVRELVRWSARTMSGGPAADDTFQPQWLAVALDALLHDVRTATPVTLALDADGWQGTVSAGPDGMVVTGGTAPDGRAPDATLRAPGPLLLGAASGAVPLPRLLAAGTVTGDRAAVAAALGVPDA
- a CDS encoding alpha/beta fold hydrolase; this translates as MTDPHWLDRTTYPWATRTVEVDDAVVHLVDEGTGPPLLLLHGNPTWSYEWRDVVARLRADFRCVAPDLPGLGLSTAGPGFGGSPAEHARVVADVVAALGLDAWTLVAHDWGVPIGLAAARRDPGRLAGLVVANSWAWPVDDDRHFTTFSRAMGGPVGRLGARHAHLVVRAMLPLGHRRRRLTRAEMHHYLAPLGTPDRRAVTSRFAAEIVRSTPFLADVARTLPAFADVPALLLWADRDIAFRETELARWRAELPHADLVRLPGAGHFVPSDAPADVADAVRAWHPAGRSSVHGAPS
- a CDS encoding TfoX/Sxy family protein; its protein translation is MSAPPVDAAALAAFEEVLAELEPAGARRAQMMGRPMLALDRRMFACLEGDRLGVRLGAGTAEHAAALALPGADLFSPGARGRSFHGWVEVPVEHADRWPDLAAAALAHLRVHPSR